The following proteins are encoded in a genomic region of Streptococcus gwangjuense:
- a CDS encoding thymidine kinase yields MAQLYYRYGTMNSGKTIEILKVAYNYEEQGKGVVIMTSALDTRDGVGYVSSRIGMKRPAIAIEETTDIFGYIRDLPENPYCVLVDEAQFLKRHHVYDLARVVDELDIPVMAFGLKNDFRNELFEGSKYLLLLADKIDEIKTICQYCKKKATMVLRTQDGLPVYDGEQIQIGGNETYISVCRKHYFAPEINKENEEK; encoded by the coding sequence ATGGCACAGTTGTATTATCGTTATGGGACCATGAACTCTGGTAAGACGATTGAGATTCTCAAGGTGGCCTATAACTATGAGGAGCAAGGAAAAGGTGTTGTGATTATGACCTCGGCTCTGGATACTCGTGACGGTGTTGGTTATGTGTCGAGTCGAATTGGCATGAAACGCCCTGCCATTGCGATTGAGGAAACGACGGATATCTTTGGCTATATCCGAGACCTACCAGAAAACCCTTACTGTGTATTGGTTGATGAGGCTCAGTTTCTCAAACGTCACCATGTTTACGACCTAGCTCGTGTTGTGGACGAGCTAGACATACCCGTCATGGCCTTTGGTTTGAAAAATGACTTTCGCAATGAACTGTTCGAAGGTTCCAAGTATCTCTTGCTCTTAGCAGACAAGATTGACGAAATCAAGACCATTTGTCAGTATTGTAAGAAAAAGGCGACTATGGTTTTGCGTACACAGGATGGACTGCCCGTTTATGATGGTGAGCAGATTCAGATTGGTGGCAATGAAACCTATATCTCGGTTTGCCGTAAACATTATTTCGCACCTGAAATCAATAAGGAGAATGAAGAAAAATGA
- a CDS encoding 4-oxalocrotonate tautomerase — translation MPFVRIDLFEGRTLEQKKALAKEVTEAVVRNTGAPQSAVHVIINDMPEGTYFPQGEMRTK, via the coding sequence ATGCCATTTGTACGCATCGATTTATTTGAAGGACGCACGCTCGAACAAAAGAAAGCTCTTGCTAAGGAAGTAACGGAAGCTGTTGTCCGTAATACTGGGGCCCCTCAATCAGCTGTTCATGTCATCATCAATGACATGCCAGAAGGAACTTACTTCCCTCAAGGTGAAATGCGCACCAAATAA
- the mnmE gene encoding tRNA uridine-5-carboxymethylaminomethyl(34) synthesis GTPase MnmE, translated as MITREFDTIAAISTPLGEGAIGIVRLSGTESFAIAQKIFKGKDLSQVASHTLNYGHIVDPQTGKVMDEVMVGAMKSPKTFTREDIIEINTHGGIAVTNEILQLAIREGARLAEPGEFTKRAFLNGRVDLTQAEAVMDIIRAKTDKAMNIAVKQLDGSLSDLINNTRQEILNTLAQVEVNIDYPEYDDVEEATTAVVREKTMEFEQLLTNLLRTARRGKILREGISTAIIGRPNVGKSSLLNNLLREDKAIVTDIAGTTRDVIEEYVNINGVPLKLIDTAGIRETDDIVEQIGVERSKKALKEADLVLLVLNASEPLTAQDRKLLEISQDTNRIILLNKTDLPESIETEELPEDVIRISVLKNQNIDKIEERINNLFFENAGLVEQDATYLSNARHISLIEKAVESLQAVNEGLELGMPVDLLQVDLTRTWEILGEITGDAAPDELITQLFSQFCLGK; from the coding sequence ATGATTACACGTGAATTTGATACCATCGCTGCTATATCTACTCCACTAGGTGAAGGAGCTATCGGTATTGTCCGCCTGAGCGGTACAGAAAGTTTTGCTATTGCACAAAAGATTTTTAAAGGAAAAGACTTGAGTCAGGTTGCTAGCCATACCCTTAACTACGGTCACATCGTTGACCCTCAGACAGGAAAAGTCATGGACGAGGTTATGGTTGGAGCTATGAAGTCTCCAAAGACCTTCACTCGTGAGGATATTATCGAGATTAACACTCACGGTGGGATTGCGGTGACCAATGAGATTCTCCAGCTAGCTATCCGTGAAGGAGCTCGGCTGGCAGAACCTGGTGAATTTACCAAACGTGCTTTTTTAAACGGTCGCGTAGATTTGACACAGGCCGAGGCAGTGATGGATATCATCCGCGCCAAGACAGACAAGGCCATGAACATTGCGGTCAAACAACTTGATGGTTCCCTTTCTGATCTTATCAATAATACCCGTCAAGAAATCCTCAATACACTTGCCCAAGTCGAGGTCAATATTGATTATCCTGAGTACGACGATGTTGAGGAAGCCACTACTGCTGTTGTCCGTGAGAAGACTATGGAATTTGAGCAATTGCTAACTAATCTCCTTAGGACAGCCCGTCGCGGCAAAATCCTCCGTGAGGGAATTTCAACAGCTATCATCGGACGCCCCAACGTTGGGAAATCAAGCCTTCTCAACAACCTCTTGCGTGAGGACAAGGCTATCGTCACAGATATTGCTGGTACAACCCGTGATGTCATTGAAGAATACGTCAACATCAATGGTGTTCCTCTCAAATTGATTGATACAGCTGGTATTCGTGAAACGGATGATATCGTTGAACAAATCGGTGTTGAGCGTTCGAAAAAAGCTCTTAAGGAAGCTGACTTGGTTCTTCTAGTGCTAAATGCCAGTGAACCACTGACCGCTCAAGATCGCAAACTCTTAGAAATCAGTCAGGATACCAACCGAATTATTCTCCTTAATAAAACCGATCTGCCTGAATCGATTGAAACAGAAGAACTACCTGAAGACGTCATCCGCATTTCAGTTCTTAAAAACCAAAACATCGATAAGATTGAAGAGAGAATCAACAACCTCTTCTTTGAAAATGCTGGTTTGGTTGAACAAGATGCTACTTACTTGTCAAATGCCCGTCACATTTCCTTGATTGAGAAGGCCGTTGAAAGCCTACAGGCTGTTAATGAAGGGCTGGAACTAGGTATGCCAGTTGACTTGCTTCAAGTTGACTTGACCCGTACTTGGGAAATTCTCGGAGAAATTACTGGAGATGCTGCTCCAGATGAACTCATCACCCAACTCTTTAGCCAATTCTGTTTAGGAAAATAA
- the dapA gene encoding 4-hydroxy-tetrahydrodipicolinate synthase: MSYQDLKECKIITAFITPFHEDGSINFDAIPALIEHLLAHHTDGILLAGTTAESPTLTHDEELELFAAVQKVVNGRVPLIAGVGTNDTRDSIEFVKEVAEFGGFAAGLAIVPYYNKPSQEGMYQHFKAIADASDLPIIIYNIPGRVVVELTPETMLRLADHPNIIGVKECTSLANMAYLIEHKPEEFLVYTGEDGDAFHAMNLGADGVISVASHTNGDEMHEMFMAIEESDMKKAAAIQRKFIPKVNALFSYPSPAPVKAVLNYMGFEAGPTRLPLVPAPEEDAKRIIKVVVDGDYEATKATVTGVLRPDY; the protein is encoded by the coding sequence ATGTCTTATCAAGATTTAAAAGAGTGTAAAATCATCACAGCCTTTATTACCCCCTTTCATGAGGATGGTTCCATTAACTTTGATGCCATTCCAGCCTTGATTGAGCATTTATTGGCCCATCATACAGACGGTATTCTTCTAGCTGGAACGACTGCTGAGAGTCCAACCTTGACCCACGATGAAGAGTTGGAACTCTTTGCGGCAGTTCAAAAGGTTGTTAATGGACGTGTTCCTTTGATTGCGGGTGTGGGTACCAATGATACGCGTGACTCTATCGAGTTTGTCAAAGAAGTCGCAGAATTTGGTGGTTTCGCAGCTGGGCTTGCTATTGTTCCTTACTACAACAAACCTTCTCAAGAAGGAATGTATCAGCATTTTAAGGCCATTGCAGATGCTTCTGACCTACCAATTATTATCTATAACATTCCAGGTCGTGTGGTTGTCGAATTAACTCCAGAAACCATGCTTCGTTTGGCTGACCATCCAAATATTATTGGTGTCAAAGAATGTACCAGCTTGGCCAATATGGCTTACTTGATTGAGCACAAGCCAGAAGAATTCTTGGTCTATACTGGTGAAGATGGAGATGCTTTCCATGCCATGAACCTTGGTGCGGATGGGGTTATTTCTGTTGCCTCTCATACAAATGGGGATGAAATGCACGAGATGTTTATGGCCATTGAAGAAAGCGATATGAAGAAAGCAGCAGCTATTCAGCGTAAATTTATTCCTAAAGTCAATGCCCTCTTCTCTTATCCAAGTCCTGCTCCTGTTAAGGCGGTTCTTAACTACATGGGATTTGAAGCTGGACCAACTCGTCTACCTCTTGTTCCAGCACCAGAAGAAGATGCCAAACGCATTATCAAGGTTGTTGTAGATGGCGACTACGAAGCAACTAAGGCAACTGTAACAGGTGTCTTAAGACCAGATTACTAA
- a CDS encoding aspartate-semialdehyde dehydrogenase: MGYTVAVVGATGAVGAQMIKMLEESTLPIDKIRYLASARSAGKTLKFKDQDITIEETTETAFEGVDIALFSAGGSTSAKYAPYAVQAGAVVVDNTSYFRQNPDVPLVVPEVNAHALDAHNGIIACPNCSTIQMMVALEPVRQKWGLDRIIVSTYQAVSGAGMGAILETQRELREVLNDGVNPRDLHAEILPSGGDKKHYPIAFNALPQIDVFTDNDYTYEEMKMTKETKKIMEDDSIAVSATCVRIPVLSAHSESVYIETKEVAPIEEVKAAIAAFPGAVLEDDVAHQIYPQAINAVGSRDTFVGRIRKDLDAEKGIHMWVVSDNLLKGAAWNSVQIAETLHERGLVRPTAELKFELK; the protein is encoded by the coding sequence ATGGGATATACAGTTGCTGTAGTCGGCGCGACAGGTGCTGTCGGAGCTCAGATGATAAAAATGTTGGAAGAATCAACACTTCCAATCGATAAAATTCGTTACCTTGCTTCTGCACGTTCAGCAGGCAAGACTTTGAAATTTAAGGACCAAGATATTACGATTGAAGAAACGACTGAGACCGCTTTTGAGGGTGTTGATATTGCACTCTTCTCAGCAGGTGGTTCGACATCAGCTAAGTATGCACCATACGCAGTTCAAGCTGGAGCTGTAGTAGTAGATAACACATCTTATTTCCGTCAAAATCCAGATGTTCCTTTGGTTGTTCCAGAGGTCAATGCTCATGCACTTGATGCCCACAACGGGATTATTGCCTGCCCTAACTGTTCAACAATCCAAATGATGGTGGCTCTTGAGCCTGTTCGTCAAAAATGGGGCTTGGACCGTATCATCGTTTCAACTTACCAAGCGGTTTCAGGTGCTGGTATGGGAGCGATTCTTGAAACACAACGTGAACTTCGTGAAGTCTTGAATGACGGTGTGAATCCACGTGATTTGCATGCGGAAATCTTGCCTTCAGGTGGTGACAAGAAACACTATCCTATCGCCTTTAACGCTCTTCCACAAATCGATGTCTTTACTGACAATGATTACACTTATGAAGAGATGAAGATGACCAAGGAAACGAAGAAAATCATGGAAGATGATAGCATCGCAGTGTCTGCAACATGTGTTCGTATTCCAGTTTTGTCAGCTCACTCTGAGTCTGTTTACATCGAAACAAAAGAAGTGGCCCCAATCGAAGAAGTGAAAGCAGCTATCGCAGCCTTTCCAGGTGCAGTTCTTGAAGATGATGTAGCGCATCAAATCTATCCACAAGCCATCAATGCAGTTGGTTCACGTGATACCTTTGTTGGTCGTATCCGTAAAGACTTGGATGCAGAAAAAGGAATCCACATGTGGGTTGTTTCAGATAACCTTCTCAAAGGTGCTGCCTGGAACTCAGTTCAGATTGCAGAAACGCTTCACGAACGTGGCTTGGTTCGTCCAACGGCAGAATTGAAATTTGAATTAAAATAG
- a CDS encoding QueT transporter family protein, protein MKKLTIRDVADIAIVAAIYVVLTVTPPLNAISYGAYQFRISEMMNFMAFYNPKYIIGVTIGCMIANFFSFGLLDVFVGGGSTLVFLSLGVWLFAKYSKDYLFNGLIRKDHFFFSILFSISMFTIAAELNIVAELPFFLTWFTTGIGEFASLIIGAIIIGKIGRRIDLSK, encoded by the coding sequence ATGAAAAAATTAACTATTCGTGATGTTGCAGATATTGCAATTGTCGCTGCTATCTATGTCGTTTTGACTGTTACACCGCCCCTAAATGCCATTAGCTATGGTGCTTATCAGTTCCGTATTTCAGAAATGATGAACTTTATGGCTTTTTACAATCCTAAGTACATCATCGGAGTTACTATCGGTTGTATGATTGCTAATTTCTTTAGCTTCGGACTGCTAGATGTCTTTGTTGGTGGTGGTTCAACCTTAGTATTTCTCAGTCTAGGTGTTTGGCTTTTTGCAAAATATAGCAAGGATTACCTCTTTAATGGATTGATTCGAAAAGATCATTTCTTCTTTTCAATCCTCTTTTCAATTTCCATGTTTACCATTGCTGCCGAGTTAAATATTGTAGCAGAATTACCATTTTTCCTTACTTGGTTTACAACAGGAATTGGTGAATTTGCCTCATTGATTATTGGCGCGATTATTATTGGTAAAATTGGTCGTCGAATTGATTTAAGCAAATAG
- a CDS encoding GtrA family protein translates to MKKRIQNLFVNELLAYLFFGIATTLVSILARLVIYQLTHRELLATGLANSIGILFAFITNDTIVFKQARQDWPRRLVKFTLARLSTFLLDLFLTFLFVTQFPNIIGQFVNYNINKVNGIETVIAQFLIIILNYIFSKVFIFKK, encoded by the coding sequence ATGAAAAAACGCATTCAAAATCTCTTCGTGAATGAGCTCTTAGCCTATCTTTTTTTTGGAATAGCAACTACTCTTGTCTCCATTCTAGCCAGATTAGTCATTTATCAACTAACTCATAGAGAACTCCTTGCTACTGGGCTAGCAAATAGTATCGGTATCCTATTTGCTTTTATCACCAATGATACAATTGTATTTAAGCAAGCTAGGCAGGATTGGCCAAGACGTCTAGTGAAATTTACTCTAGCACGTCTTTCTACTTTTCTTTTAGACTTATTTTTAACTTTTCTCTTTGTAACTCAGTTTCCTAATATAATCGGGCAATTTGTAAATTATAATATTAATAAGGTGAATGGTATTGAAACAGTTATTGCACAATTCTTAATAATTATCCTCAATTACATTTTTAGTAAGGTATTTATTTTTAAAAAATAA
- the mscL gene encoding large conductance mechanosensitive channel protein MscL, with protein MLKDLKAFLLRGNVVDLAVGVIIATAFGAIVTSLVNDIITPLILNPALEAAKVQNIAELAWNGVTYGKFLSAVINFLVIGTVLFFIIKGIEKAQSLTKKEAAEEAPAGPTELEVLQEIKALLEKK; from the coding sequence ATGTTAAAAGATCTTAAAGCATTTTTGCTTCGTGGTAACGTTGTTGACCTTGCTGTCGGTGTGATCATTGCCACTGCTTTTGGTGCAATCGTTACATCACTTGTTAACGATATCATCACTCCACTTATTTTGAACCCAGCCTTGGAAGCTGCGAAAGTACAAAACATCGCTGAGCTTGCTTGGAATGGTGTTACATATGGTAAATTCTTGAGTGCTGTTATCAACTTCCTAGTTATCGGTACTGTTCTCTTCTTCATTATCAAAGGTATTGAAAAAGCTCAAAGCCTTACTAAGAAAGAAGCTGCTGAGGAAGCTCCAGCTGGTCCAACTGAGTTGGAAGTACTTCAAGAAATCAAAGCTCTTCTTGAGAAAAAATAA